cgtctataattttatttaaataaatacaatattctgaaaatataattgacatataaaaaatacaacTGACGATACTATATGAATATAAATCAAGTATgaaattaaataagttaaatatcaactaaaaaataaaaaaaaggtaaatatcCAAATACAAAACCTACCCTAAATAGTAACGAGGTCTACTTAAATAATcagattcaaaagaaaatttactaaataaataattttgaagttgaataaATTTGGACACAATAATACATAACgatcaaataaaaatacaaatcaaaattaaaagtttatgatattaatccaataaatacaaattaaaagaaagttatccaattaaatgaaaatatgatgcaaatatttgatattttttcattttaataataaaaagaagaaagaatctGAAAGAACAAGAAGGagaataaaattaatgattagAGAGAGTGAAATTGATGAGGAGTGACAATATAATGTATTTTCAGGAGGATAattgtaaataatataatttgttataaaaaCAATATATGTGAGAGAACATGTGAAATAAATTAGAAACTAAATTaggatacattatattttataaaatattgccataatacatttttaataattttttaaaatattattattcttgATAAGTATATTTGAGATTTTGACTAGTTAACTAATATTTCCAAAGAGAGAAGGTCCATAAACTATTTAATTGATTCGAAAAAGGTTCAAAAATATCcctaaattattgaaaataactcatatatattatatattcttgaactattttttgATTCAAAAATATCCTTTTGTTAAAATATTGGGTCGCATATACTCTTACTATTTACAGAGATGTATTAGGTGTCACGTGAACGCCACATAAGCACCAAACAACATCTAACCTCCACATATATTAAAAAGATCCTAATACTAATTTTGCCTTCATATTTCATAGGAAATACCATttcatccattttttttatttctctaatATGATAAAATACAGAGAAATAAGGAGAAATGTATTTCATCATAttagagaaataaaaaagatagaTGAAATGGTATTTCCTAAGAAAATGAAGGCAAAATTAGTATTAGTATATTCTTAACCTATGTGGAGGTTAGATGTTGTTTGGTATTTATGTTTAGGATATATGTGACttaatactttaaaaaaataatatttttaaatcaaaaaatagtttaagaATATTTGTGTCTAATAGTTCAGGGACATTTTTGGGAAAAATGTGGAGGAAAATGTCAGGTGGGCCTCGTAGCGGGCTGAAATTTGAACACAGACGGAAATGGGACCCGGAAATATAGGTCATCTTCTTTACTTTCACAAGGAACAGAAGATGGCGCCTTTTTCACTATCCCCCAATTCATATTCTAGGGTTATTCAAAGAAAAGCTGTTTGAGTAGCCATTTCTACAATTTTTCGAGCTTTCTTCGGCTTTTGCCCTAATTCAATTGTTGTGGAAATATCCGATGTGCGAAGCATTGCAATAGCCAATGGCGTTCACTTTCACTTCACAGGCACAACAGCCGTCGCTATTCCAAACTCCGGGACAGCAACAGGCGTCTCCATTCCAAACTCCCGGGCAGCAGCAATCATCTCCATTCCAAACGCCAGGCCAGCAGCAAGCATCACCATTCCAAACTCCCGGCCAGCAACAGCCGTCGCCATTCTCTCAGATCACTCCCTTTTCGCAAccacaacagcaacaacaacaacttcaatttcagcagcaacaacaacagcttcagcaacagcaacaactgcaattgcagcaacaacaacagcaactgCTGCAGCAACAGCAGTCATCACAGCAGCAACAATTGTACCTTTTCACCAACGATAAGACTCCTGCCACCTATAGTACCAAATGGGCAGACCTCCACCCGGACTCGCAGAAGCTTCTGTTGCAAATTGAGTAGGTTAATTTCATAGAGTAAACATGTTTGAAGTTGTTTAGTTTCCTATTCtcgttttttttctttgttagaGAAGTTCCTCAATTGTTATTTCTGTGCTTGTGGATGTAGGGAGAGGATACTGGAATACAGGGATGAAAGCCAAAGGCTTGACCAGTGTAGCCGACTTTATGATTCATCAGTGTCAAATGATGGTTTTGAGTTGGATGCAAGCCGCAGCATTCAGGTTGTATCTTATGATTCTTTTGTATTTCAATCACTATTACACCTCTAGAATGTAAATCATCAGTAAAATTATCGGTTCAATTACCAAAAGTAAGGTTGTTTTTCATCTTGAATCATCTGCTGGATTAACTTGATTTCTTCTGTACTGGATTTATAGTCACTTTCAAATTCACAAGAATGAATATGCTAATGTAGTCAACACACAGAGTTAGAATTGTTACCATACAATAAATTAGTCGCACTCTGGTTTGTAGAAGTGTTTTTTTGTGGgaaaataatataagaagtgTACAAAAATCAGGGTCTTTCTACTAATGCCATTATTTTTGGGaaaactgtttttttttaatgacaagGGAAACCACAGCCGCTACCTTTTGGGTGTGCACATGGTAAACcccccgctcctatgcaatagctcgcaaagcTGATTTATTCTTCTAGCATGTATTCTATGTATGGTTACATTCCTTGTGTCTATTTGTGCTTAGCACGGACTGGAGGTATTGTCTAGAGCTGTTGTTTGCATTAGTTGGATTTTCATATCATTTAACAATGCTCGTCATATTTCTGTTGTTCAGAGTGAAGGTTCCTGCATTTCTTTTTCTGATAGAGGATAATATTTGCCACTGATAGTAACATTTTGGAGTGAACAAGTTCTCCTGCTTTCCTCTCTAATTAATATTTCTAACCTCCATGTTTTACTTTGTTTCATGTGCTAATGTTAAGTTGCTTTTTCAGGAACTTGGTGGAATTAGTACATCAATGGAAAGACAAAAGGCTATCTTGCAAGAGCTAATGATTGTTGTTAAAGATATGCTGCGCAATACAGAGGTTGCGGTGCGCTCTTTTATGATGTTACGCCCAagatttcttcatcaaagtgcACCTGCTACTGCAAGCGCTACTGCTCCATCACAGGCATCAGGTGCAACTGTAGCTCCAACAGCATCTGGTTCAGCTCAGTCTACCCCCAATGcggcaatttttgatttttacaGTGGGATACCAAAAAAGCCCTCTCCCTTTTTGCAGCAAACCGTAGCAAGATTTGAGAAATATCTTGTAGAATGccgacaatgggttgaagaatTGGAGCAGTTGATGGCCTTAGATTCTGACAGGAATTCTATGAACTCCAATTCATCTCTGTTGCAGTCTCTTCCAAATGTCATGTCGAATGTACATGGCTTTTTTGTTCATGTTGCTGCAAAGGTAATGGGTTTTAACCTTTTGTAATGATGAGGGCTTTTTAAGATTTGACGGAAGTATCATGCTTAGTCAGAAGGGAGTAAAGGAGTAAAAATGACTAGGAGTACTTTGCCTTCTTGTTACGTTTATTATGACCAGACAAATATGCATTTTATATATTCTAGgagtcgtttggtagagtgtaaaAATAATACCCGATAGGGTGTATTTGTAAaacatgtattagttatacttGTATCCGTTATGCATagattatttcttatgcattgtttggtttggtgtattaaaaataatatgcattatataaaatattgatttacAAAAGTATCCATCACAATTAAGGTGGAAAAGATGTAAAAGTACTTTTGAGGGATAATTGAGTCTTTAACCATATCAATGCATGCATTAAATCCTTTGCATTACTAATACCATGGATTtctaggtattagtaatacactccTCAATAAACAATAGAGTGTATACATTCCATGAAAAAATGCGCCGAACAAGGGATTACTGATACATATAATTAAAgcatgcattatttttgctaATATACTctaccaaacaaccccttaaAGAGATGGCACTGGCTTTGTTTTCATGTTGCCACAGAGGTAATGGGAAGTGGAATTTTTTGTTATGGTGAGGGCTTCTCAAGATTTGATGAGAGTATCATGATGCTTAGTCAGAAGGGAGTAAAAGAGTAAAAATGACTAGGAGTACTTTGGCTTCTTTGTAACATTTATTTTGACCTAACAAATATACTATATATTCTTGTAGCTTCTGATGCAGTTGATTTTCCTCATCAATTAGTTTTGTGCCCCTTATATCTAGTATCAGAGAGTATCAACATATTAGTTGATTTCTGATATACTTTTGAGGcagcaaaaaattataatgctGCATGCAAATTTGCTCTAGAATTTTAGTAGAGTTGCATGTGAATAGTTTGTGTaccttattttcataatttctaGCTTACACCTTTATTTTTGGTTGCTGTGATTTTAagggaaaatatttttgtactttCGGTAAATCAGGTAGAGAGTAttcatcagtacattgaatcaATGAAAACAGCATACCTGGCTGATCAGCGGCGTCGAGGGGATGGGAGCGATCCTTTTCTTGAGGCTGATCGGCGGGAAACAGCTAAACAAGAGGCAGCTGCGAAAAGGGTACATCCAACATTGCATTTGCCCACAATTTCACAACCATCAACTCAAGTAGCAGGATTAATTTCCAGCTCAGCAGCACCTGGGGTATCCGTTACACCACAAACGTCATCTGCAGTTTCTTCTGCCTCAGCAGGAAGTGGATCCTCACTCTTTGCTACCCCATCCGTTGCTGCTTCATCTTCTTCCCTGTTCACTACTCCAACAATGTCAGCTCCAGTCTCCTCTTTGTTCGGAACATCTGGTGCTTCCCCCCAAAGTTCACTCTTTGGGTCCTTGTCCACTTCAACTCCAGCCTTTAGTACTCCATTATTTGGTTCTACCCCAGCTTCTGGAGTTTCATCTTTTGCAACACCTTTTGCTTCAGGTATGTTTTCGCCAACCTGAATAATGACATATTTTTGCCCTCTGCTCGATTAGCTTTTgcaaaagttaaatttatatataatctcTTTATCAGAAAAACTGAATATCTTTTGATTATTACCCCTACATTGTTTTGTATTATAGACTCCATAATGATATTTGATGTAACATGCATCTATAACTTGATCTTTAGTTTATTGAATCAACCATATACTCCTTtggttttaatttatgtgacgcTATTTTCTTTTGGGACATTTCCAAATGCATGACATCACTCCATTAATAAGGTAATTTTATACATCTTTCACAATTTTTAAGAATTCAAATCCATCTATTATTGGAATATTTAACTTTGATGCAATGTTTGCTTTATTAACTGGCTGTTGAACTATTACTTCATAATGTTCTTCAACTGCGACTCACATAATACACAAGTAAGATTCAGCAACAATATACTTTCTGTTCGCACAAGTGGGGGTCTGGGAGAGTAGAGTGGGGTGTACACAGACTTTACCCCTACTTTGTTGGGTAGACTGGTTGTTTTTGATGGACCCCCACGATTCAAGAAAACTCATGTTTCAGAACAGGTCTGAAAAATAATTGCACGAATAAAAAGTTATGATGAAAATACTGAAGGAAGAGAAAGTTATGATGAAAATACTGAAGAAAGAGAAGTACTGACAGGGAGAGTAGCTGTGGACAATATGGAAATTGCGGAACCTTTGAGATTTCAAGAACAGGGAGAGACGAGAGTAGTATACAACAAGTCAAACTGAATTGTATTTTGACTCTCTGTTTTTGGTGTAATTAGATTTGCCCTAATAATGATGTCTCTGTCATTGATGTCTTAAGACTCATTATAGGGATAGGACAATACTTTTAGAGTTCCTTGTGTAAATATGGTTTTCAGTTCAACCTATGTACTGATTTACAGGAATAGAAACAATTATCAAttcaaaaaagagaagaaaagaaaagtacgGTCAGGAAAAAATAGTACAGAGAACCAAAGTAACGgaagaatttctttttttgaaatggTAATTGTTTCTATTTCTATAGAACAGTACATAGGTTGTGCTGGAACCCGTATTTACACAAGGATTTCTAATAATACCGACCTATTTCTATAATGAGTTTTAAGACATCAATGATAGAGACGGTATCATTAGAGTAAATTTGATTACACCAAATCAAAATGCAATTCAGTTTAAGTTGTTGCATACTACTCTCCCTATTCTCAAAAACTCTAAGGTTGCTCTCTTTCCATATTGTCCCACCAAATAGTGGCTGGGACAATTCTCCAGTTACCTCTGTTTTTTGCTTGTGTCCCTGCTTCTTCCCAGATATATAGAGCCTGTGAAATTCTCTCACGCATGAACCAGGAGATATTTTTAAGTCTCAGGAACAGATGCCACAATTGGTCAGTGACTTTGCATTGGATAAACAAATGATTGACGGTTTCTGCAGTTTTCCCACAGGAAAAACATCTAGAGCAAAGTGTAATTCCCCTCTTTATTAAGTTTTCCTGTGTCAATACTGCTTCTTTAGCCAATAACCACACAAAGCAAGACACCTTGTAGGGGATCTTGGCTTTCCATATATGTCTCCAGAGCCACTTGAATAACTGCAGATTTTGATGGTTCAACTTCTTGTACACTGCACCTGCTTTAAAAATCCCTTTACTGTTTCCAACCACTGCAATCTATCTCGACCTATTTCCAGACCACTAAATTGATCAGTGCTTCTAAAAAATTCTGTTACTCTTGGAATTCCTAGTCATTGAGGTTTCTTCTAAATACGAAATTCCAACCTTGAGGAGTCCATAAGTCAGCTACAGTACTTAGTTGCTGAAGAACTAAATTGTGGATGTCAGGGAAGAGAGTCTCCATATTTCCTTCTGCATGCCAATCATCCTTCCAAAACCCAGTTTTTATGCCATCTACCACTTTGATCTTGGTGTTAGGTTTGAATTCATTCCAAAGTTCTCTAATGGATTTCCATAAGCTAACACCATAAGGGGTGGTAACCTCCTTTGTCATCCAACTATAACTCTCTTCATATTTTGCCTTTATGACTAAGCCCCACAGATTCTGATTATCATTTGAGTACTTCCAAAGCCACTTCATCCTCAAAGTAAAGGAAGCATTAGTATTAACAGAAATGAAGAATAAGCTAATACTAGCATGATACTAACAATACTGTTAATAGAGCAGATAATTGCTCTAGATTAGGACCCTGTTCTACCTatggaaagagagaaaaattgcTCGTCGACTTACTAACCATCTACCCTAATTCTTGATCTCCATGCTTTCTATCTAAGTCATGTCCTCAGTGAGTGTGAGGTGTGTCATGTCCTGTGTAATCACGTCTCCAATTCTTCCCCAGTCTAGCTCTACCACTTCTCAAACTTATCACTGTCAACCTCTCGCACCTTCTCCTGGCTTAAGTCTACAGTCATGTTATTATTTCAGATATCTTTTGCCTTTAACCAATTAGTCAATGCCCTTTGATGATTCACCTTTGTTGAGGTGACCTACCATATAAAAGAGTCGAGGAATTTCTTGGTCAACtgctatgtttttttttcccatttttttgTGGCTATTATTTCCAAAAGTTGTTGGTGGGGAAAAGTTGCTTTGAAATTTAGTTTTTTCTGAGGAAGTTACTTTGAGTAgttaaatttttccttttaggaatTCCTCTAAATGCTTGTGCTTTTGGTGATCTATTTTATCACAttctatattttcaaaaaaaaaaattgttccgTGATCCAATTATTTTTCTACCCTTTATTTTGCCAATGCGCTCCTTTCTTTTATATTAACCTACAGTTCGTTGCTTAGTTCATTTGATATTAGAACTTTCAGATATCTTTAGAATATTCTTGATACTGTAGTATTTTCGAATGGAAGGGATTCTTCTTTTTCATCCTGTTTTTCTTCTATTCTCAGAACCTGCATCCTTCAAATTTTGTTTGctaatttttgaatcttgtaatAGTAAAATTCGTTTGCTGATTTGTGCCTAattgttgttcttatgttcttgAAGGGGCTACACTAGCATCAGGGGCAAGCTTTGGGACTCAATCTGTGAGTATACATGTTCTCCTATATTGTCTCTTTCTTGTTTATGCCTTGACTAAAAGGAAAACACTTCTCGCCTATCCTTAAGCACGGCATGATGAAAATGGAAATCTAAGTGTAGTAGAGGAATAGTTTTATTTGGCGATTTTGGTTAACTTATCTGCAGTTCTATTAGATGTTTTTGTAAAGCTTAACTTGTTTATTACCAGTTCCATGTCAATCCAATCCTAAAAAATTACTTTGTTGAATGTTAGGATGCTTTTACAAAAATCTTGCTGCTTTGAGTTTTCTatgtgattcttttttttttcctctgaATCACCATGGTTCACTAACTACCGAGTTGATTTCTtattaaagagagaaaaacatacACAGCGAATTGTTTGCATTtctataaacaatttttttatttgacaagGCCATCACAACTAAGAGTAGTGATGCAGTCATAATGGGCATAGACATATCTGGTACTGCCTCATGGTTGCTGAAATTGTTTTTATGAACTTTTGGTTCAAATTCTTTCATCGCTGTAtctttcataatattttattttatgaagagAGAGATACATGTTTTTGTTTACCAATTTGTACCCTACTTCATTATGGTATTATTTAAAAACCCTTATCAAAGAAGGTACTTATGCTTTTGTTCTAAAAATGCTCCTAATTCTGATGCCTATCTTTATTGTGTATCATTACTTTTGGCAGAAGACTAGAGCAAAAAGTCGTACAGGCAGACGCTAGAGAATGTGTTTGGTAATTCATACATCTGAGATTCCAATGGATGGAAATCTCTATGATACTGGTTATCTGTCACAGTAGCTTGGCAAAGCTCAAGCATTTTGacaattcatgaaaaatgcagTTTATCTACCTCCAGTTTCATTATTGTGGACCAGTATCTCTGCAGAGATGTTAGTTCACAAGGATGTCGTGGCAATGTTATGTCATACTATTTTTCACTTAATTCTGCTGATCTAGTGTATCGAGCTTGATTTTGTACTCGAGTCTCTTCTAGATGATTTTAGTTGCCCCTTTGTAGAAATGGAACTGGTTATATTTGTGATGCTTTGGATATTTGTGTAAACACTTGATTGAGATCTCATATGTTGTAGACGCGATCCCCCCAAATTATAAACCCTCTTTTTTTGGGTCTGCCTTCttaattttttcccttttcaaatAAGAAAAGATGTTTCAGGACACATGGATAGGGAATATGGCAGCAGTTATATCTTGTTGACTGATAACTGCACACggtaaaattagtttttcatctGTCATTACTGTATATGTAGAAAATAATGGTTGACGCCTAAATTTAGGCTATAGATAATAGAGGGTGAAATTTTGTGTGATACGACTCGTTTTTCTTTAGGCTTCAGTTCAATGGTTGAGTTAGAACATGATAAAAAAACTCTATGAATAAGAATActtttattacatttatttatcttcttttacGGATATTCAAGAATAATCCTGTATAGTAAATATACGCATCAACTAAAGATCGTAGGAATTTatgtccgaaatttcagagaaacatttatactatattaagatcTTATtactcctgaacttattttataagtaattttctattcctttttGGCCTAtgtgacactagcttgaaaaaaaagtcaatcagcgtTGGATCCAAGGGGTAGaagattattaataaaatatgttcaggggtaatagaaccttagtatagtataagtgtgtctctgagatttcgggcataggttgaggggtacttattcattatcccaaggttttaaataaaaataacgaataccttatttttaaaaattactatcTGAAACAAATTGAGAACCAACTGTTAGACGAAGATTTATACTAGTAATCATTTTGGAGAAGAGATTGGCTGAATCTTGAGCTCCATGGCCTATCAAAGATTTCAGTTGGCAGTCATTCTGATTCAAACCAATGGAGGCTAGATCCTATTTCCACAGCCTCAGCATCCAGTATAAATTGATTTGCTTCTGACTGTGTCAAGTTTGCTAGTAATCTATGCAACTCAACTCTTATTTCATCATACTGTGGATGTGTGTGATCACAAGAAGAGAACACATGAGTATTGTTCAGAACTTCTAACCAGCTTAAACCAGGATCTTTTTCCAACGTAAGTACCCTTATCTTTCTCCTAATCTCAGAAACACCGCCCCATCTACCAGTTGAAGCAAATAAATTGGAAAGCAGTACATTTGTTGCACTGTCTTCTGCATCCATCCCCAAAACCTGCTTCGCAACACGTATTCCTATTATCTGGTTTCCTTTACTTACACAGGAGCTCAGTAAAATTCTCCATAATTGAAGACATTCAACTCCAAAGGGTGATTCCATTATAACATTTTCAGCTTCCTCCAGCAATCCAGCTCGACTCAACAAAGTGATCATGCAGGAGTAATGCTTCAGGCTTGGTTTTAAgccattttctttcattttattccAGAAATATATACCATGGTTGACCAAACCACAGTGGCTACATGCTGCAAGCAGAGAGATAAATGTTACATGATCTGGTTTTAGGCCGTGTTGTAAAATATCATTGAACATCTTAAATGCCTCCTCTGCCTTCCCATGGTAACCATATGCACCAAGCATTGAGTTCCAGCATATTAGATTAGGCATGGTGACACTGGAAAACATAAGCTCTGCAGCTGCAAGGTTTCCAATTTTAGCATACATATCAACCAGACTCCCACAAACGGTCATGTCAGCACTATAGCCTGTTTTGGCAGCCAGGGAATGAATCACTTCACCCTGCCTCATAGTTACCACTTCAGCACACACGCTTAAGGCACTGGTAAGAGTAAATTCATCAGCCTTGTGGCCTTCCTGTAACATGTCATGGAACAATCTAATAGAGTTCTCAGCATTACCGATCCTACAATGTCCAGCAATCATTTCAGTCCAAAGGACAACATCCTTGTCGAGGATATTAATGAAAACCTTTTGAGCAGACTCAACTTCCCCATTGCAAAAGTACATTGATATAAGTGTGCTTGCAACAAATACACTTACACTGAGCCCCACCTTCTCAACTTGGCCATGAAGTGGTATCCCACACTCAGCTGCTGGCAATGCTCCTGCAGCAGAAATTGTAGCTGCA
This window of the Solanum pennellii chromosome 2, SPENNV200 genome carries:
- the LOC107010309 gene encoding pentatricopeptide repeat-containing protein At3g50420, producing MPPLSEASSIAALVINKCNSITSISKARQLHALILTSVPATSRTPYVFNNILSMYARCGSIQDSHILFDKMPDRNVISFNALISAYSRYRHLARWTFHLLAQLQSESLRPNGLTFTSLLNACSGIKNQVLGSMLHSQCIKFGFLYDVCVQTSVLGMYLNCGVLDCAEKVFCYMYDKDSVAWNTLFFGYLENGKTVEGLQLFGTMLRTGVVPTNFTYTTLLSACSRLRDHLSGKLIHSKVIVSGTAPDLPLYNAMLDMYSSCGDSETALRIFRKMKKPDLVSWNSMLSGYATNGDGEKAMRIFIQFGQSSHFTPDEYTFAATISAAGALPAAECGIPLHGQVEKVGLSVSVFVASTLISMYFCNGEVESAQKVFINILDKDVVLWTEMIAGHCRIGNAENSIRLFHDMLQEGHKADEFTLTSALSVCAEVVTMRQGEVIHSLAAKTGYSADMTVCGSLVDMYAKIGNLAAAELMFSSVTMPNLICWNSMLGAYGYHGKAEEAFKMFNDILQHGLKPDHVTFISLLAACSHCGLVNHGIYFWNKMKENGLKPSLKHYSCMITLLSRAGLLEEAENVIMESPFGVECLQLWRILLSSCVSKGNQIIGIRVAKQVLGMDAEDSATNVLLSNLFASTGRWGGVSEIRRKIRVLTLEKDPGLSWLEVLNNTHVFSSCDHTHPQYDEIRVELHRLLANLTQSEANQFILDAEAVEIGSSLHWFESE
- the LOC107011885 gene encoding nuclear pore complex protein NUP58 gives rise to the protein MAFTFTSQAQQPSLFQTPGQQQASPFQTPGQQQSSPFQTPGQQQASPFQTPGQQQPSPFSQITPFSQPQQQQQQLQFQQQQQQLQQQQQLQLQQQQQQLLQQQQSSQQQQLYLFTNDKTPATYSTKWADLHPDSQKLLLQIEERILEYRDESQRLDQCSRLYDSSVSNDGFELDASRSIQELGGISTSMERQKAILQELMIVVKDMLRNTEVAVRSFMMLRPRFLHQSAPATASATAPSQASGATVAPTASGSAQSTPNAAIFDFYSGIPKKPSPFLQQTVARFEKYLVECRQWVEELEQLMALDSDRNSMNSNSSLLQSLPNVMSNVHGFFVHVAAKVESIHQYIESMKTAYLADQRRRGDGSDPFLEADRRETAKQEAAAKRVHPTLHLPTISQPSTQVAGLISSSAAPGVSVTPQTSSAVSSASAGSGSSLFATPSVAASSSSLFTTPTMSAPVSSLFGTSGASPQSSLFGSLSTSTPAFSTPLFGSTPASGVSSFATPFASGATLASGASFGTQSKTRAKSRTGRR